From Apium graveolens cultivar Ventura chromosome 9, ASM990537v1, whole genome shotgun sequence, the proteins below share one genomic window:
- the LOC141687142 gene encoding bZIP transcription factor 44-like produces MACLSGNSSGSAQIQNSGSEGDLQVLTDQRKRKRMQSNRESARRSRMRKQQHLDELSGQVSQLKKENEQILTKTNITTQHYMNLESENLVLRAQIDELSQRLDSLNEILNYMNMNGKNNNNFSNHNSTAEMFECENVFGTGGSESFMNPWYLNQQPIMASADMFQY; encoded by the coding sequence ATGGCTTGTTTGAGTGGAAACTCATCTGGGTCAGCTCAGATTCAGAACTCAGGTTCTGAAGGAGATTTACAGGTTTTGACGGACCAGAGGAAGAGAAAAAGAATGCAATCAAACCGAGAGTCAGCCAGGCGATCCAGGATGAGAAAACAACAGCATCTTGATGAACTGAGTGGGCAAGTGAGTCAACTCAAGAAAGAAAATGAACAGATACTCACAAAGACAAACATCACTACACAACACTACATGAATCTTGAATCTGAGAATCTTGTCTTGCGGGCTCAGATAGATGAGCTAAGCCAGAGGCTAGATTCACTTAATGAGATATTGAACTACATGAACATGAATGGGAAGAACAATAATAATTTTAGTAATCATAATAGTACTGCTGAGATGTTTGAGTGTGAGAATGTATTTGGGACAGGTGGATCTGAAAGTTTTATGAATCCATGGTACCTTAATCAACAACCAATCATGGCCTCTGCTGATATGTTTCAGTATTAA